tgaccaagtataatatttttgtctaatatatttaactgggttctctttatctacttttaggacttgtgtgaaaatctgatgttgttttaggtcatatttatgcagaaatatagaaaattctaaagggttcacaaactttcaagcaccactgtataagctactatatccttcctggcagctcaaaccaatctggccattttcctctgacctctcttatcaacaaggcgtttccacccacagagctgttgctcaatgttttttgcagcattctgtgtaaactccttgatgtgtgtgtgtgtgtgtgtgtgtgtgaaccccgggagatcagcagtttctgaaatactcaggcccactttacacggggacggtctgaaacaaaaacgcaaaagtccgttttcgttttcacttttttccgcgtctacacgaccattttcaaggaggaaatctgcgtctatacggtgacacataaatgtgtggaattcaattggatgtgcatgccaggcggctaggtggtgctgtgaaagacctccgctatgtctgcacgcatgcgcaacgtcttccgtcttgtctgatctgcacatctgcactgCGAAAACTTtggctactctggctatggtgaaagtaagtaaaaaagtaagagcatactatacccacctctgttcattaacggtatatgtgcagattcggtatagatgttcgaaggactcctggacgtttattaaagctgccagagcagcttgaaggtccgttggatcgatgtaatcagacatgctcttacttttttacttactttcttacttcccgggctggcatgtacagtatatgacatgtatgacgtaaacgcgtacccgacgtgagcagatccgagcagagtttcgcgtattgggtagtttagacggatatgcaacgggggctgtttttaacttatccactctggaaggcgttttcaattttttccgtttttcagcctcggaaacgccgtccccgtgtagacgaaaggcacttccgataaaatatttagtcgtttttacccgacagcgtcctcgtgtaaacgggccctcaaaccagtctatctggcaccaacacccatgccacagtgaaagaaagtcacactttgagatcacaattttccccattctgatgtttgaagtaaacatgaactgaagctcttgatttgtatctgtatgagtttgtcaCCCATCTGTATCTGTAGTATTGTGTTTATTGACATGTTTGTACAATTCACTTTTAACATGTATTCCTtttcccatctgtctgtctgtgtcatgcTCCATCTCTGGACAgatctttgttttctttgtgtgtgtgactgtggcaGCCTTGAATGCCCAGTGGTTTGGCCAGTTAACCTCCGAGATCATGGCGGACATGCACATGATTGAGCAGGCATGTGGGCTGGGCCAGGACATTGGACTTTCATCCAACCGTGAAGCCTACTCCAAACTGTGCGACCAAGACCCCAAGTACAAGCGGCTGAGCAAGCGTCTATGGTTTTACCACCTCCTGTCATCCCTCTGTAACCTCTGCTGTATTGTGTGCAATGGCTACAGCCTTTATTACTTGGCAGAGAACCTTACTACACTTTGAGTTTCAGTCAGATCTTTTTTGGGAGTTCCATACCCCATAATGCAGTGTGTACCACATTCACACACTTTAATGTACATACGCCGTCTAAAAACTGATAATGTGGTCTTCAGAATTTTTTTGACTTTCTTGATCTTTCTGTAATATTTGTTGTGGTATCATCGGATCTAATGTAACGCAAGTTATTCGAGCACTTGCACATATTTTATACAGAAGATATATGGTGACAGTTTGGAAGTAGAGGTAACCAATATGGCACAGTTCATTAACTCACGATTAATGCTGGATATCAGAATATTTGGGTTTAGAGATCAACAAAAAATGTACTGTTACCACAGAGCTGTATCTATGATTTAATAATTATCATCCACAAAAATACATATTTAACATCGGAACATAAATgaatcaaaatagcattaatggagcatttttttaaatatcgaaTCAGCTACTTGGTATTGCAATTATTAAGTGATCTACAAATCACTAGCCTGGTGCCTTGGGAAAAGAATATATTATGtacagtttttttgtttgtttgttttttttaaacaaaatctcTGCAGAAATGGCAGGTAACCATTATATAGGACTGATCAAGCACACTTGAACTTCCACTTGTCTGAATGTACTGATAATGCTGACAGTTTCTTCAGAAAATTACATTGTGCTGTAATTTATAGAGATATATTGCATTGTTCTGTCACCAGTTCCTATTTAGAAGGCATACCCTGCAAAAACGACATCTTGGCAAGTACCGTAAATATAGTCCAACTGATTTAACATTTCCTATCAGAATATTACAAGAAACCAAATATAAGAACTAATTAAAACTATGTCTCGACATGTTTAATGATTTGAAGCTCGAAACAGTCTCGTTCTAttagcagataattttgctcatttttaagcatttatttctagaaagaagcaaaattatcttccAATAGAATAGTACGTTTAAAGCTTAAAACCAGTAAAATATgtctagaaataggtttaataGTATTGTATTTGGTTTACTGTAATCATATTATCGGAAATGGTAGATCATACTGTAAAtgtgactatattcaagatattttcacttgctaagatgtcaTTTTTTTGCAGGGTATTTAGGAATTTCAGGATCATATTGACACGTCGTCATTCATTTTGCTGATAATTGGAGTCCACTGTAGTCAAATGAAAAAGGAGAATCCATGGCACTACAGTCTCCTATGGGCTGATCTAGCAATAATTTCTCATTATCTTGCCACTGTGTTTGTATAGTCTACCGGTGGCAGCAATTGTCGTTGCTAGTTTTATGTGATCTTATACATTTGCGTGATACACTGTGCTATTTGCACTAAAGCTGGGATTCCACAGTCACAGGCAGTATTAACTTGCCCGTAGCATACTCCTGAATGTATGAGTTCTGTTCTCACATTGCCTTTCCTTGCTTTCTCTTTCGCAATCTAGTCCTgcaagtttatctcatctcattatctctagccgctttatccttttacagggtcacaggcaagctggagcctatcccagctgactacgggcaaaaggcggggtacaccctggacaagtcgccaggtcatcacagggctgacacatagacacagacaaccattcacactcacattcacacctacggtcaatttagagtcaccagttaacctaacctgcatgtctttggactgtgggggaaaccggagcacccggaggaaacccacgcggacacggggagaacatgcaaactccacacagaaaggccctcgccggccacggggctcgaacccggaccttcttgctgtgaggcgacagcgctaaccactacaccaccgcaccgCCCAGTCCTGCAGGTTGTGCATGTTAATACTCCTTCATGGCTATTAACTGCTCTGTACACACCTAAAGCAGTAATGTTATTGTGCAATTTAACACAGCTCAGCTCGGTGGTCCAATTAGTTAGCTTATTTCAGAGTATCAGTCCTTTTGAAATTAAACAAGTAATGTAAACTAACGTCTGAACAAAAGcataggtggtgtgtgtgtgtctgtctgtctgtttatctagCTATCTATCTTACACACATGCCAATTGACACTCCTTTTATAAGCTCTCTTTTCTATTTTCTCTGATAACTAATAATGGTTatgtgaaaatatgaagtttatcttcaactgGTGAACATACCGgtattcatgagtgagcaaatcaaacaagtgaaaatattttcaacacaagaagattgttacacggtggcgtgaagatattcTTTTATATAGACACATCTGCAAAAAAACAACGCAAGTTCATCAAAATAATttcaattttgaaccagttcgccattttgacaatgtgcgtccAGTTAGCGGGAAAACgccgggagtgacgtcatcagagtgaaatatcggaaaatgtgtccttcagatccgtgatgtatttcgtataaaaaatgtgagtttttcaacacgagaagatgaacttcatatcttcaagccaatgtgtgattttatttttattatataggcgCATTCgcaaacaaagtacccaaatttatcaaaaataaTAAATCGATATTCTCACAAGCGaagtatagagatttatgtcatggttttggatctccacgtcccagatgtagctcgtatgaaaaataagaGTGGTGTCTTTCCCAGTAAACCACGTTTCCATATAATATTCCacttatatgtgtgtatgtatgagagagagatgggtagaTGGAGCACTCATAAAGGAGTGTTGATTGGTGTGGAGGTAACCTGTCATTCTGTTGTATATTTTGGGGTCATTTTGCTTCAGAAATACAAATGCAGAGGTGTGTATTGAGTTTTTTTCTATGTGGTCATGCACATGCAATATTAGGCCAGATACAGTTCCATGATGTGCCTCATATGGAATGGAGACTAGAATGAAAATCCTGTTTGTCCCACTCTTGCTTCTCTGTCTGTGGATAGAAATGATTCAATTACAGTGATAAAGTCCAGAATTTATTCTTATCTGTCCTTGAGTTGTGTTCAGTAGAGTGGCGCATAATTTAGACTTATGTTACGCTGTCTTATGTTAGACTTATGTTAATGGTGCTAGATTATTATGCAACACTTTAAACGTGAATAatgattccttttttatttatttcaaaaaggTCAGTGGGTGTTGGAGTTatattgtattattgacacatttttattttgtgttgctttttttttttttaaataaaaggctGGTACAAACCAATTTCTGATTAaagcacttgtcacaccaaaatcAAGAGCAATTTGTTTTTAATCCAATATTCAGAAACCAAGTGGGGAACAATAAGTACACCCTTCCGACCTACACAATTGTTAAAAGAgtaattagcagccaggtgttacTAATGAAATGCACAAGATTAGTTAATCAAAAAGTATGACTACCTCTACAAAAGCAGAACTTTTTGGAGTTTGGTGTGTTCTCAAGGATTCAATTGTGTAGCTACATCATGCCTAAAAGAAAGAACATCAGTTATGATCtcagagaagcaattgttgctgctcatcaagctgggaagggttataaggccatctccaaatAATTTGAAATTCACGATTCTACAGTGAGAaggattgtttacaaatggagagCCTTCATGACAGGTGCCTGTTCTTGGAACTGGGCATCCcagtcaaagtcaagtcaagtttatttgtaaagcgcttttaacaataaacattgtcgcaaagcaactttacagaatttgaacgatttaaaacaagctaattttatccctaatctatccccaatgagcgagcctgtggcaacggtggcaaggaaaaactccctcagacgacatgaggaagaaacctcgagaggaaccaggctcaaaagggaacccatcctcatttgggcaacaacagacaacatgactataacattaacagttttaacatgaagtcagtttcgttgatgttataaactcttcattgatggaaacttgagtgcaaaattgttcatgacaactgcagtcctaaagttagcaagtcaactgtagtcatcagccataaaagcattactgtaagtatccagagcgtcctccaggtgtgactttcaactgtcctcatggggccgtcctccacaggagcgatgtgatgagactccaaccagacacagggcaccaggatggatcaggcaggttggACCATTTAATGCTCACAGATATAAAAGAAAAACCCAAGAGTTTGATTgaggcttgttttgcagccagaGGATCTGTTCTGGGGgtggggggtttttttttttggtcattatGTCATttagtgccctgtgatgacctggcgacttgtccagggtgtaccccgcctttcccccgtagtcagctgggataggctccagcttgcctgagaccctgtagaacaggataaagcggctagagatgatgagatgagatgtcatttAGTTGAGGGTTTGGACAGGACTCGCAAAAGTGTAGATACCAGCCAAAAAAGCAATGTAAACTTACTTCAGCTTTTTAAAATCAGCTGtatccggtggtgtagtggttagcacggtcgcctcacagcaagaaggttctgggtttgaatccagcggccggcgagggcctttctgtgtggagtttgcatgttctccccgtgtgtgtgtgggtttcctccgggtgctccggtttcccccacagtccagacatgcagttagaatcagaaacattttaattgccaggtatgtggacacacacgaggaatttgactctggttcacttagctctcatagtacaaaacagataaaaaagtgtagacataaaacaaacaaacaagcaaataacaaaaataggtgcatagtgcaaagtaatccaggtaagtcaaatatggaatagttaaataaatataaagtatacagtgtgcacagaatgacggtataagtgttcagatattttacaagtgatattacagaTATTCagatgttcagatattttacaagtggatTTTAGCtgctcatcacagaaaggatttcccttttggtgcaatatggtgcatagtgcaaagatgaataataaatttaaataagtataaatataagtaacagtgagcacagaatgacagtatgagtgtgcagatattttgcaagtgatattactgatatagaatctggattttagctgttcatcacagagacagcctgaggtaaGAAACTGttatgtctggttgtttttgcatacagagatctatatcgcctccctgaggggagaagattaaacagattgcgaccagggtgtgatgggtccgcagagatgttacctgcccgtttcctgactctggacaagtataagtcttggatggagggcaggttgacaccaataattttctctgcagaccttattgttcgTTGCAGTCTGttgttctcctgtttggtgaccgatccaaaccaaacagtgatggaagagcaaagaacagactgaatgatggcagagtagaattgtgtcagcagctccttaggcaggttgagcttcctgagctggagcagaaagtacaacctctgctgagcctttttgatgacagtgactgtgtgtgtctcccacttcaagtcctgagagattgtggaacccagaaacctgaagctttcaatggcagtcacagtgttgttggtgatggtgatggtgatgggcagcagagtgggggggctcctcctaaagtccactgtcatctccacagttttgagcgtgttcagctccagattgttctgaccacaccaccagaccagccgttcaacctcccgtctgtatgcagactcatcaccGTCCCGGATGAAGCCGATGACcattgtatcgtctgcaaatttcaggagtttaacagacgggtctcttgaggtgcagtcactGGTATAAAGGgaaaagagcagtggggagagcacacacccttggggggcgccagtgctgacagtccgagtgctggatatgatgctccccatcctcacctgctgctttctgtcagtcaggaagtttgtaatccactgacaggtggaggagggcacagtgagctgggtgagcttggtgtggaggatgtctggaacaatggtgttgaatgccgaactgaagtccacgaacagaatcctggcgtatgtccctgcagagtcaaggtgttgcaggatgtagtgcagtcccatattgattgcatcatccgctgacctgtttgcccggtaggcaaactgcagggggtccagcagggggtctgtgatgtccttcaggtgtgacaacaccagtctcttga
This Neoarius graeffei isolate fNeoGra1 chromosome 3, fNeoGra1.pri, whole genome shotgun sequence DNA region includes the following protein-coding sequences:
- the si:ch211-121a2.4 gene encoding transmembrane protein 205 gives rise to the protein MSTDQEPPLSAKLFHLIILSTFWGMQIWVTFISGFVMDSYLNRHTYGFIQSRLFPFYLHIGSACAFFNLAIFAMYHPSDLLNEREAFQIFVFFVCVTVAALNAQWFGQLTSEIMADMHMIEQACGLGQDIGLSSNREAYSKLCDQDPKYKRLSKRLWFYHLLSSLCNLCCIVCNGYSLYYLAENLTTL